The following coding sequences are from one Triticum aestivum cultivar Chinese Spring chromosome 5A, IWGSC CS RefSeq v2.1, whole genome shotgun sequence window:
- the LOC123105388 gene encoding 2-hydroxyisoflavanone dehydratase has translation MAAAVPIPAPAPAADDEIVYESMPCIRIYKNRVERYFGSEFVAASAHADAATGVASRDRVISPEVSARLYLPHIDPAKPDNAKLPVLVYYHGGGFCLGSAFNPTFHAYFNNLAALAGVLVVSVEYRLAPEHPVPAAYADSWDALAWVVSHAAPAAAGFEPWLADHADFARLYLGGESAGANIAHHVAMRVGAEGLPHGAAIHGLLMIHPYFLGTDKVASDDLDPAARESLASLWRVMCPTTTGEDDPLINPFVDGAPGLDALACRRVLVCIGEGDVLRDRGRAYYDRLRASGWSGEADIWQAPGKGHTFHLLEPCCEEAVAQDKVIAEFLNN, from the coding sequence ATGGCCGccgccgtccccatcccggccCCGGCGCCCGCGGCCGACGACGAGATCGTCTACGAGTCCATGCCCTGCATCCGCATCTACAAGAACCGCGTCGAGCGCTACTTCGGCTCCGAGTTCGTCGCCGCCTCCGCCCACGCCGACGCCGCCACCGGGGTCGCCTCCCGCGACCGCGTCATCTCCCCCGAGGTCTCCGCGCGCCTCTACCTCCCCCACATCGACCCCGCCAAGCCCGACAACGCCAAGCTCCCCGTCCTCGTCTACTACcacggcggcggcttctgcctcgGCTCCGCCTTCAACCCCACCTTCCACGCCTACTTCAACAACCTCGCCGCGCTCGCCGGCGTCCTCGTCGTCTCCGTCGAGTACCGCCTCGCGCCCGAGCACCCCGTCCCCGCCGCCTACGCCGACTCCTGGGACGCGCTCGCCTGGGTCGTCTCccacgccgcccccgccgccgctggcTTTGAGCCCTGGCTCGCCGACCACGCCGACTTCGCCCGCCTCTACCTCGGCGGCGAGAGCGCCGGCGCCAACATCGCGCACCACGTGGCGATGCGGGTGGGCGCGGAGGGGCTGCCCCACGGCGCCGCGATCCACGGCCTCCTCATGATCCACCCCTACTTCCTCGGCACCGATAAGGTGGCCTCCGACGACCTGGACCCGGCGGCGCGGGAGAGCCTGGCCAGCCTGTGGCGCGTCATGTGCCCGACCACCACCGGGGAGGACGACCCGCTCATCAACCCGTTCGTGGACGGTGCGCCGGGGCTGGACGCCCTGGCGTGCCGGCGTGTGCTGGTGTGCATCGGCGAGGGCGACGTGCTCCGCGACCGCGGCCGCGCCTACTACGACCGGCTCAGGGCGAGCGGGTGGAGCGGGGAGGCCGACATTTGGCAGGCGCCGGGGAAGGGGCACACCTTCCACCTCCTCGAGCCCTGCTGCGAAGAGGCCGTCGCCCAGGACAAGGTCATCGCCGAGTTCCTCAACAATTGA
- the LOC123108021 gene encoding transcription initiation factor IIA subunit 1: MSSGNIYTTVIEDVVAKVRKDFIADGAGDAVLNELQALWETKLLHCGAISGNTDRNRAPPAGASAGGATPPVHDLNVPYEATSEEYATPTADMLFPPTPIQTPLPAGIDTGPWDYAPSQIGDMRNGMGMTNGADRETGRPSPFMQPPSPWMNQRPLGLDVNLAFAYEDLEDRLMQPQPLTTKDFLMASCGKRKRDEYPSASFVPQQDGCADQVAGGVDDDEPPLNEDDDDDDDDIDDDFDEKQHLVLAQFDKITRTKNRWKCALKGGIMHLNGRDVLFNKASGEFDF; the protein is encoded by the coding sequence ATGTCCAGCGGCAACATTTACACCACCGTAATAGAAGACGTGGTGGCCAAGGTCCGTAAGGACTTCATCGCCGACGGGGCTGGCGACGCCGTCCTCAACGAGCTCCAGGCTCTCTGGGAGACGAAGTTGCTGCACTGTGGCGCAATCTCAGGGAACACCGACCGCAATAGGGCTCCCCCCGCCGGAGCGTCCGCTGGAGGCGCGACTCCACCGGTGCACGATCTCAACGTGCCCTACGAGGCCACGTCCGAGGAGTACGCCACCCCAACCGCCGACATGCTCTTCCCACCGACCCCGATCCAGACACCACTTCCAGCTGGGATTGATACGGGGCCGTGGGACTATGCCCCATCGCAGATCGGTGACATGAGAAACGGGATGGGGATGACGAACGGGGCTGATCGAGAGACTGGCCGCCCAAGCCCTTTCATGCAACCTCCATCGCCCTGGATGAATCAGAGACCACTGGGGCTTGATGTGAACCTTGCCTTCGCTTATGAGGACCTAGAAGACCGGTTGATGCAACCCCAGCCACTGACAACTAAGGATTTTCTGATGGCTTCTTGTGGAAAACGGAAGAGGGATGAATATCCTTCCGCTTCATTTGTGCCACAACAGGATGGATGTGCAGACCAGGTTGCGGGTGGTGTTGATGATGATGAACCTCCTCTtaatgaagatgacgatgacgacgatgatgacatAGATGATGACTTTGATGAGAAGCAGCACCTTGTCCTTGCACAATTTGACAAGATAACAAGGACAAAGAATCGCTGGAAGTGCGCTTTGAAGGGTGGAATCATGCATTTGAACGGCAGAGATGTTCTATTCAACAAGGCTTCGGGAGAGTTTGATTTTTGA
- the LOC123108020 gene encoding transcription initiation factor IIA subunit 1-like: protein MASGNASTVYLSVVEEVLAKVRKEFITSGVGDAVLNELQSLWETKLLHCGAISGNTDRNRASPAGASAGGATPPVHDLNVPYEATSEEYATPTADMLFPPTPLQTPIQTPLEAGIDTGPLDYAPSPISAMRNGMGMMNGADPETGRPSPFMQPPSPWMNQRPLGLDVNLAFAYDEEIRMMMQPQPLTTKDFLMMSCGKRKRDEYTSAGSFVPQQDGCADQVAVHYDATPDYNTPGESSEYQTPTPAVATPKPRNDTAGGEDDDEPPLNEDDDDDDDIDDDFDETQHLVLAQFDKITRTKNRWKCTLKDGIMHLNGRDVLFNKASGEFDI from the coding sequence ATGGCCAGCGGCAACGCGTCCACCGTCTACCTCTCCGTCGTCGAGGAAGTCCTCGCCAAAGTTCGTAAGGAGTTCATCACCTCCGGCGTTGGCGACGCCGTCCTCAACGAGCTCCAGTCTCTCTGGGAGACGAAGTTGCTGCACTGTGGCGCAATCTCAGGGAACACCGACCGCAACAGGGCTTCCCCCGCCGGAGCGTCCGCTGGAGGCGCGACTCCACCGGTTCACGATCTCAACGTGCCCTACGAGGCCACGTCCGAGGAGTACGCCACCCCAACCGCCGACATGCTCTTCCCACCGACGCCGCTGCAGACACCGATCCAGACACCGCTTGAAGCTGGGATCGATACGGGGCCGTTGGACTATGCCCCATCGCCGATCAGTGCCATGAGAAACGGGATGGGGATGATGAACGGGGCTGATCCAGAGACTGGCCGCCCAAGCCCTTTCATGCAACCTCCGTCGCCCTGGATGAATCAGAGACCACTGGGGCTTGATGTCAACCTTGCTTTTGCTTATGATGAGGAGATCCGGATGATGATGCAACCCCAGCCACTGACGACCAAGGATTTTCTCATGATGTCTTGTGGAAAACGGAAGAGGGATGAATATACTTCAGCCGGTTCATTTGTGCCACAACAGGATGGATGTGCAGACCAGGTTGCGGTTCATTATGATGCAACCCCAGACTACAATACCCCTGGGGAATCTTCGGAATATCAAACTCCCACACCTGCTGTTGCAACACCAAAGCCAAGAAACGATACAGcgggtggtgaagatgatgatgaaccTCCTCTtaatgaagatgacgacgacgatgacgacataGATGATGACTTTGATGAGACGCAGCACCTTGTCCTCGCACAATTTGACAAGATAACAAGGACAAAGAATCGCTGGAAGTGCACTTTGAAGGATGGAATCATGCATTTGAACGGCAGAGATGTTCTATTCAACAAGGCTTCAGGAGAGTTtgatatttga